The following proteins come from a genomic window of Anaerobutyricum hallii:
- a CDS encoding Tm-1-like ATP-binding domain-containing protein translates to MKTIALIGTFDTKGEEYLYVKNKIENLGLQTLMIHAGIFEAAFSPDIDHDSVAVLGEGSIAELQEKKDRGHAMEVMAKGLCTLIPKLYEERLFDAVLALGGTGGTSLVTPCMRLLPLGVPKIMVSTMASGDVSRYVGTSDILMMPSIVDVAGINRISSQVLTHAVHAIVGMVEHENTDIPVKKPLIAATMYGVTTPCVMRAKEYLEQEGYEVIIFHASGTGGKMMESLINSGIVDGVLDLTTTEWIDEIAGGIMAAGPERLDAAALNGIPQVVSVGAADMITFGERSSLPEKYKNRVVYMHNPAITVVKSNIEENIAFGIKVGEKLNQCKSNAALLLPIRGISMNDKAGSKYYGPKEDQALFITLKKVINNPLVEIIDVNAHINEEAFAISAAKKLIALMEMKKK, encoded by the coding sequence ATGAAAACGATAGCTTTAATTGGTACTTTTGATACAAAGGGAGAAGAGTATCTCTATGTAAAAAATAAAATAGAGAATTTGGGATTACAAACATTAATGATTCATGCTGGTATTTTTGAGGCTGCTTTTTCACCGGATATTGATCATGATTCGGTTGCTGTTTTGGGAGAGGGAAGTATTGCAGAATTACAGGAGAAAAAAGACCGGGGACATGCTATGGAAGTGATGGCTAAGGGACTTTGTACATTAATTCCAAAGTTATATGAAGAAAGGCTGTTTGATGCGGTTCTTGCGTTAGGCGGCACAGGCGGAACTTCTCTTGTGACTCCCTGTATGAGATTATTGCCTCTAGGCGTTCCTAAAATTATGGTATCTACGATGGCATCCGGGGATGTATCAAGATATGTGGGGACAAGTGATATTTTAATGATGCCTTCTATTGTCGATGTTGCGGGAATTAACCGTATTTCTTCTCAGGTATTAACACATGCTGTTCATGCGATTGTTGGTATGGTGGAACATGAGAATACGGATATTCCAGTAAAAAAGCCACTGATAGCAGCTACGATGTATGGGGTAACGACTCCATGTGTTATGAGAGCAAAAGAATATCTGGAGCAGGAAGGCTACGAAGTGATTATTTTTCATGCTTCTGGAACTGGTGGTAAGATGATGGAGTCTTTAATCAACAGTGGAATTGTGGATGGTGTATTAGATCTGACAACAACAGAATGGATCGATGAAATTGCCGGAGGTATTATGGCCGCTGGTCCAGAACGCTTAGATGCAGCGGCGTTGAATGGGATTCCTCAGGTGGTATCCGTAGGTGCTGCTGACATGATTACATTTGGAGAAAGAAGCAGTCTCCCGGAAAAATATAAGAATAGAGTTGTCTATATGCATAATCCGGCTATTACGGTTGTAAAAAGTAATATAGAGGAAAATATTGCATTTGGTATTAAAGTTGGTGAAAAACTGAATCAGTGTAAGAGTAACGCAGCATTATTACTTCCGATTCGAGGAATTTCAATGAATGATAAGGCAGGCAGTAAATATTATGGTCCAAAGGAAGATCAGGCATTATTTATTACATTAAAGAAAGTGATAAACAATCCTCTTGTTGAGATAATTGATGTGAATGCACATATTAATGAGGAAGCATTTGCAATATCTGCCGCTAAGAAATTAATTGCACTGATGGAAATGAAGAAGAAGTGA
- a CDS encoding arsenate reductase family protein: MNIQIFGTKKCNDTKKAERFFKERGIKYQFVDMKDKGMSKGEFNSVAQVNGGLENMVNWEGKDKDLLALIKYIADEDKLRKILDNPQVIKTPVVRNGKQSTLGYHPDIWKTWK; this comes from the coding sequence TTGAATATACAAATTTTTGGCACGAAGAAGTGCAATGACACAAAGAAAGCTGAAAGATTTTTCAAAGAACGTGGTATTAAGTATCAGTTTGTTGATATGAAGGACAAAGGAATGAGCAAAGGTGAATTTAATTCTGTTGCCCAGGTAAATGGTGGATTGGAAAATATGGTTAACTGGGAGGGGAAAGATAAGGATTTGCTTGCACTCATTAAATATATTGCAGACGAAGATAAACTTAGAAAGATACTTGATAATCCACAGGTAATTAAAACACCGGTGGTTCGAAATGGAAAACAATCTACGCTTGGATATCATCCTGATATCTGGAAAACATGGAAATAA
- a CDS encoding TetR/AcrR family transcriptional regulator, whose protein sequence is MGNRKEEILIVALHLFARDGYEAVSVSQIAGELDMTKGALYRHYKSKRDIFDSIVKRMEQQDGEQASDYDMPEDEKESMPEEYEDVSLDDFVEYSKSMFEYWTEDDFASSFRKMLTIEQFRSEEMQNLYQQYLVSGPAEYVKELFKNMKMNHPEENAVKFYANMFFYYSLYDGEANKTKAKSQFEQMLDRIVEEMKKYEL, encoded by the coding sequence ATGGGTAATAGGAAAGAGGAAATATTAATTGTGGCACTGCATCTGTTCGCCAGAGATGGTTATGAGGCTGTCTCAGTCAGTCAGATAGCAGGAGAGCTTGACATGACAAAAGGGGCATTATACCGACACTACAAAAGTAAGAGAGATATTTTTGACAGTATTGTTAAGCGCATGGAGCAACAGGATGGCGAACAGGCATCAGATTATGATATGCCGGAAGATGAAAAAGAGAGTATGCCTGAAGAGTATGAGGATGTATCATTGGATGATTTTGTAGAATACAGCAAGTCTATGTTTGAATACTGGACAGAGGATGATTTTGCATCATCATTTCGGAAGATGCTGACAATAGAGCAGTTTCGCAGTGAAGAGATGCAGAATTTGTATCAGCAATATCTCGTATCTGGACCGGCAGAATACGTGAAGGAGCTGTTCAAAAATATGAAAATGAATCATCCAGAAGAGAATGCAGTTAAATTTTATGCAAATATGTTTTTCTATTATAGCCTGTATGATGGAGAAGCAAATAAGACGAAAGCAAAAAGTCAGTTTGAGCAGATGCTGGATAGAATTGTAGAAGAAATGAAAAAATATGAGTTATGA
- a CDS encoding flavodoxin family protein → MRKAIVYASIHHGNTEKLVKSIAEECQVDLIDAVKQSDADLGSYDMIGFASGIYFSKFHQSMLKFAEKNLPDNKKIFLICTYGGSANYRSIEQILNKKHSKVIGKFGCKGYDTFGPFKLVGGIAKGHPDEEDIKNAVEFVKGL, encoded by the coding sequence ATGAGAAAAGCAATCGTATATGCATCTATACATCATGGAAATACAGAAAAATTAGTAAAAAGCATAGCAGAAGAGTGTCAGGTCGACTTGATTGATGCTGTAAAACAGTCAGATGCAGATCTGGGTAGTTATGATATGATTGGGTTTGCATCAGGGATCTATTTTTCAAAATTTCATCAGTCAATGTTGAAATTTGCAGAGAAGAATCTACCAGACAACAAAAAGATATTTCTGATTTGTACTTATGGTGGAAGTGCGAATTACAGATCTATAGAGCAGATTTTAAATAAGAAACATTCTAAAGTGATAGGAAAATTCGGATGTAAGGGCTATGATACATTTGGTCCATTTAAACTGGTTGGTGGAATTGCAAAAGGGCATCCGGATGAAGAAGATATAAAGAATGCAGTTGAGTTTGTAAAAGGATTATAA